The DNA segment CCAGAGCCTGACCATCAATGATTTTTCCGAGTATGTCATCGTACTGGAGGATTTTATAAAAATGTGTCGGCATGATCTGCCCGGACCGTTTCACCTGATCGGGCACAGCACAGGAGGTGCGATTGCCTTTGAATACCTGAACAGTGCCCAGGATTTAATATTTAAAAAGGTCATTCTATTGGCCCCTTTGATTCACTTTACATCATGGAAAATGACCAAAGTCGGTTATTTTTTGGCCAGGCCTTTTGTAAAATCCCTGCCGAGAAAATTCAGAAAAAATTCTTCAGATACCGCCTTTCTTAAAAAATACCGAAATGATCCGCTAAGGACGGAAAGATTTCCCTTAAAATGGTTGGATGCGATTTATAAGTGGGACAGGCGTATAAAAGGGTATAAGTCTGTTTCAAAGCCGGTTCTGGTCATTCAGGGAACCGGAGACAAAGTGGTTGACTGGAAATATAACCTGGAGTTTTTAGACAAGAAATTATCTAAGTTGGAAGTCAAATGGATTCAAAACGCAAAACATCAGCTCTTAAATGAAAACGAATCGGTAAAATCGAAAGTTTTACAGATGATCGCAGAGTATCTTGAGGGGTAAACGCCAACAGGGATCGGCGGCAGCTGTCCGGGGATTCGGTTTACCTGTTA comes from the Thermodesulfobacteriota bacterium genome and includes:
- a CDS encoding alpha/beta hydrolase translates to MNIKYEKSWAVRTIILVLAIIILLLSKIASGESITNCPIQFESNIDQVKEKMKPLNFLQHPLHTPLEVSYFRYYNFDYKQTKHFWGTFSSGEKKIAAHIFRPVDSKGSVFLLHGFFDHTGIMKNLIRHCLDRQYTVAVYDLPGHGFSSGQSLTINDFSEYVIVLEDFIKMCRHDLPGPFHLIGHSTGGAIAFEYLNSAQDLIFKKVILLAPLIHFTSWKMTKVGYFLARPFVKSLPRKFRKNSSDTAFLKKYRNDPLRTERFPLKWLDAIYKWDRRIKGYKSVSKPVLVIQGTGDKVVDWKYNLEFLDKKLSKLEVKWIQNAKHQLLNENESVKSKVLQMIAEYLEG